Proteins from one Mauremys mutica isolate MM-2020 ecotype Southern chromosome 14, ASM2049712v1, whole genome shotgun sequence genomic window:
- the CIAPIN1 gene encoding anamorsin — protein MAEYGISVGQRVVVIWDSSSPVEGLKNLVAKIQALVGPESRVSVENIDQLSHSAHAESSFDVVLSGMVPGSMTLHSAEVLAEIARILKPGGCVLLKEPVSSQIGDNSQIKTAARLLTALTLSGLVEVKELLKEPLTPEETQSVQEHLGYQGNDLLSVQMEGKKPNFEVGSSSQLKLSFAKKSASSGKPAVDPAAAKLWTLSANDMDDEGMDLLDSDELLDSEDLKKPDPSSLKAPSCKESGKKKACKNCTCGLAEDLEQEKKESLKPKSACGNCYLGDAFRCASCPYMGMPAFKPGEKILLAENNLHDA, from the exons ATGGCGGAGTATGGAATCTCAGTTGGCCAGCGTGTGGTAGTGATCTGGGATAGCTCCTCACCTGTTGAAGGACTGAAGAATCTGGTGGCTAAGATTCAGGCATTGGTGGGACCTGAGAGCCGCGTATCCGTGGAAAATATTGACCAACTGTCCCATT cGGCTCATGCAGAGTCCAGCTTTGATGTGGTTCTGTCAGGCATGGTACCAGGCAGTATGACACTGCACAGTGCGGAGGTGCTGGCAGAAATAGCTCGGATACTCAAGCCCGGGGGTTGTGTCCTTCTGAAAGAACCAGTGTCTTCGCAAATAG GTGACAACAGCCAAATCAAGACAGCAGCCAGGCTCCTCACGGCTCTAACGCTTTCCGGGCTGGTGGAAGTGAAGGAG CTGCTGAAGGAGCCTTTGACCCCTGAGGAGACCCAGTCAGTCCAAGAGCATCTGGGGTACCAAGGCAATGACCTTTTGTCTGTTCAAATGGAAGGCAAGAAACCCAACTTTGAAGTGGGATCCTCAAGTCAGCTCAAACTTTCCTTTGCTAAGAAATCTGCTTCATCAG GCAAGCCTgctgtggaccctgctgctgcaaAGCTATGGACTCTCTCTGCCAATGATATGGATGATGAGGGAATG GATCTCCTGGACTCAGATGAGTTGCTAGATTCTGAGGATCTGAAGAAGCCAGATCCATCTTCCCTCAAAGCTCCATCCTGTAAGGAATCGGGTAAAAAGAAAGCCTGCAAGAACTG CACGTGTGGCCTCGCGGAGGACCTGgagcaagagaagaaagagagCTTGAAGCCCAAATCTGCTTGTGGAAAT TGTTACCTGGGGGATGCATTCCGCTGTGCCAGCTGCCCCTACATGGGGATGCCGGCCTTTAAACCTGGAGAGAAGATACTCCTGGCTGAGAACAATCTTCATGATGCCTAA
- the COQ9 gene encoding ubiquinone biosynthesis protein COQ9, mitochondrial, which yields MAAVAAAVGSLRRAGWGLLRRAPVVRCPLYPAQRAFQASALLRRVSDEQKQEPPPSSSQQRFESHPPGDQPDQEPQRSHHSYTDQGGEESEDYESEEQLQQRILTASLEFVPSHGWTADAIAEGAKSLGLSVAAAGMFHNDGSELILHFVSQCNSELSNLLEEQQKLVQLGQAEKKKTDQFLRDAVEARLRMLIPYIEKWPQAVSILLLPHNIPSSLNLLTSMVDDMWHYAGDQSTDINWYTRRTVLAGIYNTTELVMMQDSSPDFEETWRFLENRIADAMKMGHTAKQVQSTGEALVQGLMGAAVTIKNLAGLNQRR from the exons ATGGCGGCGGTGGCGGCGGCTGTGGGGAGCCTGCGGCgagcgggctgggggctgctgcgCCGCGCGCCGG TGGTCAGATGCCCGTTGTACCCAGCCCAGCGTGCGTTCCAGGCCTCAGCTCTGCTGAGGAGAGTCTCAGATGAACAGAAACAGGAGCCGCCACCATCTTCCTCCCAGCAACGTTTTGAATCACACCCACCAGGTGACCAGCCTGACCAGGAGCCCCAGCGCTCACACCACAG TTACACTGATCAGGGTGGTGAGGAGTCTGAGGACTATGAGAGTgaagagcagctgcagcagcgaATCCTGACAGCATCGCTGGAATTTGTACCTTCTCACGGTTGGACAGCAGATGCCATTGCAGAGGGAGCCAAG TCTCTTGGCCTCTCTGTTGCTGCAGCAGGGATGTTTCATAATGACGGCAGTGAGCTGATACTGCATTTTGTGTCCCAGTGCAACTCCGAGCTTTCTAATCTGCTGGAGGAACAGCAAAAACTGGTGCAGCTGGGCCAGGCAGA AAAGAAGAAGACAGACCAGTTCCTGAGAGATGCTGTGGAAGCCCGACTGAGGATGCTCATCCCATACATTGAGAAATGGCCCCAG GCTGTAAGCATTCTGCTGCTTCCACACAACATCCCTTCCAGCCTAAACCTCCTCACTAGCATGGTGGATGATATGTGGCACTATGCAGGAGATCAGTCCACCGAT ATTAATTGGTACACTCGTCGGACAGTGCTGGCTGGCATCTACAACACTACTGAGTTGGTGATGATGCAGGACTCGTCTCCTGACTTTGAAGAGACTTGGCGCTTCCTGGAAAACAGAATAGCTGATGCCATGAAGATGGGTCATACAGCTAAACAG GTACAGTCAACGGGAGAAGCACTCGTCCAGGgcctaatgggagctgcagttacT